Part of the Synergistetes bacterium HGW-Synergistetes-1 genome, GCTCCTATACCGATAAACAGAGGAAGGCTTTCCTGAATGCCATATGCACCTTTAAGCCCGGTTATCACAAGTGTTATGCACATTGTCAAACCTGTCGCCAAACCTATCGTCAGGGCAAGCATGGAAAGAGTGTCAATAACGGCTGATGACAGCGGTTTTGTTACGCTGTCACCAAAGAGAGGCTTCAGCGTTGCGGTAACAGTAAGACTGCCTTTTTTGTGATAGTAAATGTAGGAGACCAATAGTCCACAGAGAGCGTAAATAGCATAAGGAACAAATGTCCAGTTATAAAAACTTCTAGCCATCGCAAAAATAGCAGCCTGGTGTGTTTCCGCCTTTATTCCAAGTTGATCAAGTTCTCCCCAGACGTTGCCGTAATAGATGAGCGGTTCGTTGACTCCCCACGTAACTATACCGGTAGCTATCCCTCCGGTAAGCGTCATGGCAAACCATGTCCAGAAACTATACTTTGGTTTTGCCTCTTTGCCGCCTATTCGCATACTTCCCAGTTTTGAAAAAGTTACTACAGTTACGAGAACAACGCTTGCCATTATAGATATCTGGTAAAGCCACCCGAAACTGTCAAGGGACCAGAAGAAGAAAATGTTGCTGGCCTTTGTAAGGGCCGTCTTGTCTACTATACCGACTATCGCTGCAACAGCAACAACGATAAAGGCCGGAAGGAAAACTTCCCAACGAATTCCTTTCTTGATCTCAGATACAGTTTGTTTCTGTTCATTTTGCATTTCTGTTATCCTCCTTAATAAAGCGAATTTTTAGCATCTATAATATTTTTTAAAATTTTTAGATCATCATTTTCCCTGATCGTCAACAGCTTCCACTATCTTTGCAGGAGTAAGAGGAAGGTCAGTCAATGATGAACATAACGCCCTGTTTACTGCGTTTACAATTGCCGCAGACACCGGAACAGTTGAAATTTCCCCTATGCTCTTCGCGCCGAAAGGACCTCCCGGTTCACCGTCTTCAATAAGAATTATTTCTGAGTCCGGCATGTCGGGGGCATTTATCAGATGGTATTTGTCAAAATTACGCACTTTAGGAATACCGTTGCTATCAAATGGAAGTTCTTCGGTGAGGGCCATTCCTATTCCCATCTGAACACCTCCATATATCTGCCCTCTTACAAAACTCTCGTTTATTGCCTGGCCAATATCGTGAACAGCGAGGTATCTGTTGATCCTGACCAGGCCGGTCAGTTTATCTACAGTCACTTCCGCAAAGTGTGCCCCAAACGATGCCGGGTTCATTTCAGGCCTGTGTTCAAAATGAGCTTCAATGGAAACCCTGTTTTTTCCCATTATTTCTCTTATTGCCTCTCCAATACCAAGCTTATGTCCTTCGCAAATGAGCTGTCCATCAGAAAAACGCACAGGTTTGTCCAATAGCTTTGATGTTTCTTCGCGGAGCATTTTTACTGCTTCTTCAGAAACCAGTCTGGCACATTCGCCGCACACGTATATGACCCTGCTGGCCTGACATCCCGAGTCATATGAAGTGAATTGTGTGTCGGTCTCGGTAACCGTTATTTTTGAGACGTCTATTCCAGTGACCTCGCCCACTATCTGTGCAAGCGCTGTTGTTGCGCCGCTGCCAAGCTCATGGATTGAGGCCCGAAGTATCGCTGAGCCGTCTTCAAGTATCCTTAGGGACATGTTCGAAAAATCATGATACTTTGTTTTATAGTAACCATTGCCATGTGTGCAGCACGCAAAACCTGTTCCGGTGAAAAACCTTCCTCTGCTTACCTTCGGTGTTTTGCTCTTCTCCCATTCAAAAACTTCAGCCCCTTTTTTCAAACACTCGATCACTCTTGCCTTGCCTATATTGGCTCCGCCTGAGGGATCTTCTTCAAATTCTTTAAGAAGATTTTTCATCCTGAACTCGACGGGGTCAAAACCAAGCCTCCTGCAGAGAAGATCTGTATGTATCTCGGTAATTGTGTGTATCTGAGGAGAACCATACCCGCGGCACGCACCTGCCGGAGTCGTTGACGTCCTGACTACAGAACCTGTGTAGCTGAGAGCAGGTATCCTATATAACCTTGAAGCCTTTTTTCCCATGGCCATCATTACTTTCTTTGTGCCTGTAAGGTATGCTCCTGCGTCCACTGTCAGTTCAAAGCGCCTTCCAAGTATCAGACCCTCCGCATCCACAGCCGTTTCGACTTTGCCTTTTACCGCAGCTCTGGTACGGGTCGAAAGGATGGTCTCTTCTCTCGACGTGTTGATAAAAACAGGTCTTTTGAGTTTATTTGCCGCCCATGCACACAAAACCTCAAAAACTACTTCCTGTTTCCCCCCGAATGTCCCCCCCATGTTTACCTTAATCACTCTGATTTTTGATAAAGGCAGCTCCAGCACCTGCGCAACGGAATGCTGCACTCCGAATGTTATCTGGCAGGGCGTCCTTACTTCGATCACACCTCCGGGACGAGGTATTGCCAGTACGGAGTGAGTTTCCATAGCCGCATGATGGATCTTTGGGGTTATTACCGTGTCCGACTCTATGTAAGCTGCCCCGGAAAAAGCTTCATCAACATCTCCATAGGAAATGCTTCCGTCAAAGCTTCTCTGCCCGTCTTCGTGTAGCGTCCCTGCCATTTCAGCAGCCGTATTAAGCGAGGTAACAGCAGGCATTATTTCATATCCGACCCTGACAAGATCTCTGCTCCTTCTCGCTTTTTCTTCTGTCTCTGCCATGACCAGGGCTATGCGGTCACCTACGTGTCTTGCATGACCGGTGAGGATAGTCTCATCCGGAAAATCTTCCTGACCTGGGAACCACTCTCCGCTGTTGTACTTTACTGAAGGAACATCAAGATATGTAAGTATTTCAACACCTTCGATACTGATCGCTTCAGAAACATCGATCGACCTTACTATGGCATTGGAGTGGGGGCTCATAAGAATAACTCCGAACAATACGCCTGGAAAGGGCTCATCCGCCAGATAATGAAACCTGCCCTGCACCTTGTCAGCAGCATCGCACCTGATGATATTTTTACCGATATAATTGTATGATTTCTTATTCATGGCCCTTTTCCCCACTTTTTTCTGACGCCTTTCCTCTCTCCCCAAGCATTTCCAGAAGATCTTCTGCGAGCGCCCTTAGGGCTGACTTCTTATAAGGGAGGGTGCTCCTTCCGGGGATCATCTGTCCGGCAAATTCGCAAAGGGCACTTTTAAAACTTTGATCACGCAAAGAGGGATGTAGCGCAAGTGCCTTTTCTGCTCCAAGACACCTTATTGCGGCTCTTCCCAGCGTTCCTACAAATACTCTGGCGTCACTGAAAATACCGCCCTCATATTTTGCTGAAACTGCCATATTGACGCGCGCTATGCTTACTTCGCTCCTGCTTCCTACCTTTTTAAACGCTGATACATACCCTTTTCTGACCGGAGTACAAAATTCCGTTATGATCTCGCCATCGGATAATGTATTGGCATTGGGGCAGGAAGCAAGCACTTCTTCAATTGATAGATTTCTGCTGCCCGAAAGAGAAAAAACAGTTGCCGAAGCATCCAGAGCAGCCAATGCACAAGGGGTATCCGCAGCTGGCGAAGCATTTGCCAGATTGCCTCCGACCGTAGCTCTGTTTCGGATCTGCACCGACCCCATCGATAAAGCCGCATCTGTGAGCGCTGCAGCATACAGTTTGATCAGTGCACTGGAATGGATCGATGTCATCGTCTCCATTGCCCCTACCCTCAGATACGACTCTTTGATCTCTATGCCCCTGAGCTCCGTCATTTTTGACAGATCAAACAACACCGCCATTTCCGGGATACTTCTCCGGTTTTTTATAAGCCAGTCTGTCCCTCCTGCTATGAAGTGCTTTTCGAGTTCTCCGCTCACAGCAAGGAAATTTGAATATTCTTTTATGCTTCGCGGGGCAAAAAGGCTTGTCACTGGAGGTCCTCCCTTATCCGTTCAGCTGCTGTTTCAACTGCGTCTAGTATTTGGGTATAACCTGTGCACCTGCATATATTCCCGGCAAGCGCGGTCCTTATCTCATCTCTTGAGGGCAACGGATTTTTTAAGAGCAGTGCCTTGGCAGACATTATCATCCCTGGTGTACAGAACCCGCACTGGATCGCATCACAGTCTATAAAAGACTGCTGTATCACATCCAATTCTCCGTTTTCTTCGAGACCCTCTACTGTAAGGATATCGTGCCCTTCTGTCTGAAAAGCCGGAACCACACAAGAACAGACGGCTTCTCCATCCAGGAGGACCGTGCATGCACCGCACTCTCCTGCGCCGCATCCCTCTTTGACGCTGACAAGACCGAACTTCTGCCTAAGCACATCTATCAGCCTCTCAGATACCCCCACTTCAGCTCTCCTCAACTTGCCGTTGACCTTAAGTTCTATTTTCAGGCAAACCACCCCGACGATCATTATTGGTTCATTATTTCTGTTTGACCCTTCATTTCCACAATAAAGTCTATACTTGCCGCATAAGAGAAGCGTCAATAGGTATCACCGGATCTCTGTCTACTCTTTTACAGCCTATTTGACGTTTTATTGACGCTATTGGTGTAGATCAATCTAGACTGTATAAATATATTGATATAATTTAATATTGATGGAACACAAAGGCAGGGATCGCAAATGACCCTTTTCCTCCATTTTTTAGGAAACCCCTATATCGAAATTAACGGCAAAAAACTCTCTTTTTCGCTGAAAAAAGCAGAGTCAATAGTTGTGTATCTGGCATTGAGCGGTCCTGCGACCAGAAATCAGCTTAAGGCGCTTTTCTGGTCAGACATGGAAAATCCTCAGGCATCCGCAAACCTCAGAAACGCGCTTTACATAATACGAAACACGATCCCAAGATATGTAGATATTGAAAGGAACACTGTCTCCCTTAAAGAATCCTCCAATGACATCTCCGCTCTTGAAAAAATAATTGACCCAGATTTTCCGATCCCTTGCCACATAACTGAGGAACCGCTTAGGAACTGCAGACTTGAAGGTTCCGAAGAATTTGATGAGTGGGCGGCAGTGACAAAGCAGTCTATAAGAAAGAATATCGTAGCAATACTGAGAAAGAGGATCTCAAACTGCTATGAAAAAAAGCTGTACGAAGAAATGAGCAATTCGCTTGAGGTCCTTCTGACAATTGATCCCTTTGATGAAGATTCCGTGCTTGAGCTGATGGAAATATACTGCAACATGGGACAGCCCACCAAAGCCCTGATTTTTTTTAAGGAATACTCATTTAAAATTGAAAATAACATGGGCATAGCGCCCTCAGAGAGAAGCAGAAAATACTTCAGAAAAATTATCAACAACTGGTCTGAACATGACGATCAGTCTGCAAAAGGGGAAAAG contains:
- a CDS encoding aldehyde oxidase, producing the protein MNKKSYNYIGKNIIRCDAADKVQGRFHYLADEPFPGVLFGVILMSPHSNAIVRSIDVSEAISIEGVEILTYLDVPSVKYNSGEWFPGQEDFPDETILTGHARHVGDRIALVMAETEEKARRSRDLVRVGYEIMPAVTSLNTAAEMAGTLHEDGQRSFDGSISYGDVDEAFSGAAYIESDTVITPKIHHAAMETHSVLAIPRPGGVIEVRTPCQITFGVQHSVAQVLELPLSKIRVIKVNMGGTFGGKQEVVFEVLCAWAANKLKRPVFINTSREETILSTRTRAAVKGKVETAVDAEGLILGRRFELTVDAGAYLTGTKKVMMAMGKKASRLYRIPALSYTGSVVRTSTTPAGACRGYGSPQIHTITEIHTDLLCRRLGFDPVEFRMKNLLKEFEEDPSGGANIGKARVIECLKKGAEVFEWEKSKTPKVSRGRFFTGTGFACCTHGNGYYKTKYHDFSNMSLRILEDGSAILRASIHELGSGATTALAQIVGEVTGIDVSKITVTETDTQFTSYDSGCQASRVIYVCGECARLVSEEAVKMLREETSKLLDKPVRFSDGQLICEGHKLGIGEAIREIMGKNRVSIEAHFEHRPEMNPASFGAHFAEVTVDKLTGLVRINRYLAVHDIGQAINESFVRGQIYGGVQMGIGMALTEELPFDSNGIPKVRNFDKYHLINAPDMPDSEIILIEDGEPGGPFGAKSIGEISTVPVSAAIVNAVNRALCSSLTDLPLTPAKIVEAVDDQGK
- a CDS encoding carbon monoxide dehydrogenase, with product MTSLFAPRSIKEYSNFLAVSGELEKHFIAGGTDWLIKNRRSIPEMAVLFDLSKMTELRGIEIKESYLRVGAMETMTSIHSSALIKLYAAALTDAALSMGSVQIRNRATVGGNLANASPAADTPCALAALDASATVFSLSGSRNLSIEEVLASCPNANTLSDGEIITEFCTPVRKGYVSAFKKVGSRSEVSIARVNMAVSAKYEGGIFSDARVFVGTLGRAAIRCLGAEKALALHPSLRDQSFKSALCEFAGQMIPGRSTLPYKKSALRALAEDLLEMLGERGKASEKSGEKGHE
- a CDS encoding (2Fe-2S)-binding protein, with protein sequence MIVGVVCLKIELKVNGKLRRAEVGVSERLIDVLRQKFGLVSVKEGCGAGECGACTVLLDGEAVCSCVVPAFQTEGHDILTVEGLEENGELDVIQQSFIDCDAIQCGFCTPGMIMSAKALLLKNPLPSRDEIRTALAGNICRCTGYTQILDAVETAAERIREDLQ